The Metabacillus schmidteae genome includes a region encoding these proteins:
- a CDS encoding carbohydrate ABC transporter permease produces MKYESSLGNRIFNFLNYTILLLIGLACFLPFVNVIASSFASTQEVVEKSFILFPTSFTLDAYHYIFSTPTIFKSFAVSIGVTGVGTFVSMVLTAFMAYGLSRKYLYGRQGINFVVVFTMLFSGGMIPTYLVVRNVGLIDTYWALILPVAISAFNLIIMRNFFQAIPDSLEESAKVDGYNDIMIFFKIILPLSLPSIATISLFYAVSYWNEYTNAILYLNDSGKWPIQVLLRQIVIVSSGMQADSSAVDIVPPAQTIKMAVIAVATIPMLIVYPFLQKYFVKGAFVGSVKA; encoded by the coding sequence TTGAAGTATGAGAGTTCATTAGGCAACCGTATTTTTAATTTCCTTAACTATACGATCCTGCTGCTAATTGGGTTAGCTTGTTTTCTTCCTTTTGTAAACGTTATCGCGAGTTCGTTCGCCTCAACACAGGAGGTTGTTGAAAAATCATTTATTCTCTTTCCAACATCCTTTACATTAGATGCTTACCATTATATCTTTTCAACACCAACTATTTTTAAAAGCTTTGCCGTATCAATTGGGGTCACAGGTGTTGGTACATTCGTAAGTATGGTGTTAACTGCTTTTATGGCTTACGGATTATCCCGAAAGTATTTATATGGAAGACAGGGTATTAATTTTGTTGTAGTCTTTACGATGCTTTTTAGTGGAGGGATGATTCCTACATACCTTGTCGTAAGAAATGTAGGGTTAATCGATACGTACTGGGCTTTAATTTTACCAGTTGCAATAAGTGCATTTAACTTAATTATAATGAGGAACTTCTTCCAAGCCATTCCAGACAGTTTGGAAGAATCAGCAAAGGTTGATGGTTATAATGATATTATGATTTTCTTTAAAATTATCCTGCCATTATCGCTGCCTTCCATTGCAACAATTTCCTTATTCTACGCAGTGTCCTATTGGAATGAATATACAAATGCAATTCTTTACTTAAATGATTCCGGAAAATGGCCGATTCAAGTGTTACTGCGCCAAATTGTTATTGTATCAAGCGGCATGCAGGCAGATAGTTCTGCAGTAGACATTGTCCCACCTGCACAGACAATCAAAATGGCCGTTATAGCCGTTGCCACAATCCCTATGCTTATCGTCTATCCATTCCTGCAAAAATACTTTGTAAAAGGGGCTTTTGTAGGTTCAGTAAAGGCATAA
- a CDS encoding helix-turn-helix domain-containing protein — protein MKQKPKYFYRIFLPFVLVGTLVVILFNGFAYFFTKASFEEKIILEKQENVVQIMNTLEQKMQTLDYSLNSYVHDSSFKQYIKEPLTVKNFDVYQAIDKQLNYISSFGPSQTSIELVSLQGNWKINQYGLKAVTEQEMDYIDSHYMSLPHSSTWLKEENEKNEIKLIKQTPYYQSTKNGVLIVHIPLKSLSSQIYNQAESNPIYIYNQDGILIYQSETESQENEIKQKNISDLVNQHQGQAGIYPVDSQQNDQYKLVYSKSGYNGWLYITKVKDSEFTEAMKPTIIGTVLMSVFMLSVTIIIAYVSSDYFSKPIRELQKFIPKMQKSDYKDEFELIGRSIREVINKNQSLEDVITSQHEQLKTLFMLNLFHGRMNDQEIQEQLQDFKFPQEWQYLYVLAIQFDHIENNNYSRKDKDVLLFSINQLVSEIISKDEQLSPAVIDSKTQATILLCRNEDTDQHVLVINNYMEKIQKVVKEIFNLTISVGISSPYKELGDSKMALQQGIEALKYRLKVGKESIIFYESVSAIFNSNEIKTYFPKILENQLFDSIKLGENQKAKETLHHLLAELFKNNNNPHELEVNIMRFINDLVSFMHVLGMDTLIIEDHKTLYNAISEMKTSEEIEMFVKHKIVYPMINAIAERTDFQYKTISDKIVHIIQNEFDTELSLENIAARLHYNKNYLSSIFKKEFNQSFSEYLALYRYDMAKKWLKETDLSVKKISERLQYNNSQNFIRSFRKFEGITPGKYRELHAGETLVIKKG, from the coding sequence TTGAAACAAAAACCAAAATATTTTTATCGCATTTTTTTACCTTTTGTTTTAGTCGGTACTCTTGTGGTCATCTTATTTAATGGGTTTGCTTATTTTTTTACTAAAGCGTCATTTGAAGAGAAGATTATACTGGAGAAGCAAGAAAATGTTGTTCAGATCATGAATACACTTGAACAGAAAATGCAAACATTGGATTATTCACTTAATTCCTATGTTCATGATTCCTCATTTAAACAATATATTAAAGAGCCTTTAACGGTGAAGAATTTTGATGTTTATCAAGCAATTGATAAACAATTGAACTATATATCATCATTCGGTCCAAGTCAGACTTCTATTGAATTAGTTAGCTTGCAAGGGAATTGGAAAATAAATCAATACGGATTAAAAGCAGTTACTGAACAGGAAATGGATTATATTGATTCGCATTATATGTCGCTTCCGCACTCCTCCACATGGTTGAAGGAAGAAAACGAAAAAAATGAGATTAAGCTTATCAAACAGACCCCCTATTATCAGTCAACAAAAAATGGCGTTCTCATAGTACATATCCCTTTAAAGTCACTTTCAAGTCAAATTTATAATCAAGCCGAATCAAATCCTATCTATATTTATAATCAAGATGGAATCTTAATCTATCAAAGTGAAACAGAATCACAGGAAAACGAGATTAAACAAAAGAATATTTCTGACTTAGTAAATCAACACCAAGGACAAGCCGGGATTTATCCAGTTGATTCACAACAAAATGACCAATATAAATTGGTCTATTCAAAATCGGGATATAATGGGTGGCTATATATTACGAAAGTAAAGGATTCAGAGTTTACTGAAGCAATGAAACCAACGATTATTGGAACGGTTTTGATGAGTGTTTTTATGCTATCAGTAACCATTATTATTGCGTATGTAAGTTCTGACTATTTTTCAAAGCCAATTCGTGAACTGCAGAAATTCATTCCAAAAATGCAAAAAAGTGATTATAAAGATGAATTCGAACTTATTGGCAGATCAATTCGTGAGGTCATAAATAAAAATCAATCATTAGAAGATGTTATTACAAGCCAGCATGAACAATTAAAGACTTTGTTTATGTTAAATCTATTTCATGGGCGTATGAATGACCAGGAAATTCAGGAGCAATTGCAGGACTTTAAATTCCCGCAAGAGTGGCAATATTTATATGTGCTGGCCATTCAATTTGATCATATTGAAAACAATAACTATTCGAGAAAAGATAAAGATGTTTTATTATTTTCGATCAATCAGCTTGTTTCTGAAATTATTAGTAAAGATGAACAGCTATCACCAGCTGTTATTGATTCAAAGACTCAAGCAACGATCTTACTTTGCCGAAACGAAGATACCGATCAGCATGTTTTAGTCATAAACAACTATATGGAAAAGATTCAAAAAGTGGTAAAAGAGATATTTAATTTAACGATTAGTGTTGGAATTAGCAGTCCATATAAAGAATTAGGGGACAGTAAAATGGCCCTTCAACAAGGAATTGAAGCACTGAAGTACCGTTTGAAAGTAGGAAAAGAATCAATCATTTTTTATGAAAGTGTTTCAGCTATTTTTAATAGTAATGAGATAAAAACCTATTTTCCTAAAATACTGGAAAACCAGTTATTTGATTCAATTAAATTAGGAGAGAACCAAAAAGCAAAAGAAACCTTACACCATTTACTTGCAGAGCTGTTTAAGAATAATAACAATCCTCATGAACTTGAAGTTAATATTATGCGGTTCATAAATGATTTAGTTAGCTTCATGCATGTATTGGGAATGGATACGTTAATCATAGAAGATCATAAAACACTGTATAATGCGATTTCAGAAATGAAAACTTCCGAAGAAATTGAAATGTTTGTCAAACATAAAATCGTTTATCCAATGATTAATGCGATTGCTGAACGTACTGATTTTCAATATAAAACCATTTCTGATAAAATTGTTCATATTATTCAAAATGAATTTGATACAGAACTGTCTTTAGAAAATATTGCAGCCCGTCTTCATTATAATAAAAATTATTTAAGCAGCATCTTTAAAAAGGAGTTCAATCAATCATTTAGTGAATATCTTGCTTTATATCGATATGATATGGCAAAGAAGTGGCTGAAAGAAACAGATTTGTCAGTGAAAAAAATATCAGAGAGACTGCAATATAATAATTCTCAAAATTTTATCCGCTCCTTCCGTAAGTTTGAAGGAATCACACCGGGAAAATACCGTGAATTGCATGCTGGTGAGACGTTGGTTATTAAGAAAGGTTGA
- a CDS encoding alpha/beta hydrolase family protein: MLNTDHFLEQLYHDTVSKPASKLYDTNWQEHTKTKFEYLIGHFPCPEDNSLNPKIVEKTEKDEYWRLKVEITTIDNLRCPTYVLIPKKKTTATLPAVLALHGHGYGNKEIVGLNHDGTEIEGTPGIHNNCAINLVLKGMVVVAPELIGFGDRKLERDDKSDDPSQNSCFSIASQLLLMGKTIAGLRVFECRRVIDYIQTIETVDHEKIGCIGFSGGGLVAAFTSIVDERIKATVLTGYTNTFKGSIMDRNHCLDNYIPGILQLGEMPELLGAITPRPLFIESGFHDTVFPIKHAKEALQTITDIYSSFKAENQLNHHFFDGKHEICGEKSYNWLYQNLMMCE, from the coding sequence TTGTTAAATACGGATCATTTTCTTGAACAATTATATCATGACACTGTTTCAAAACCGGCATCAAAACTTTATGACACGAATTGGCAAGAACATACGAAAACAAAATTTGAATACTTGATTGGTCATTTTCCATGCCCGGAAGACAATTCACTGAACCCTAAAATAGTGGAGAAAACGGAAAAAGACGAGTATTGGCGTTTAAAAGTAGAAATCACAACCATTGATAATCTCCGGTGTCCAACTTATGTGCTTATTCCAAAGAAGAAAACAACTGCTACTCTGCCTGCGGTCCTTGCGCTTCATGGACATGGCTATGGAAATAAAGAAATTGTCGGGTTGAATCATGATGGAACTGAAATTGAAGGTACTCCCGGTATTCATAATAATTGTGCAATCAATCTTGTGTTAAAAGGGATGGTCGTGGTTGCACCGGAACTAATCGGATTTGGTGACCGAAAGCTAGAGAGAGATGATAAATCGGATGATCCGAGTCAAAATTCATGTTTTTCAATTGCAAGTCAATTGTTATTAATGGGAAAAACGATCGCTGGATTAAGGGTTTTTGAATGTAGAAGAGTGATTGATTACATACAGACAATTGAAACCGTTGATCATGAAAAAATTGGATGTATTGGTTTCTCAGGAGGAGGTCTTGTGGCAGCCTTTACTTCTATTGTTGATGAACGGATAAAGGCTACTGTTCTCACAGGCTATACGAATACATTTAAAGGCAGCATCATGGATCGGAATCATTGCCTTGATAATTATATTCCTGGAATTTTACAGCTGGGAGAAATGCCTGAGCTGTTGGGGGCTATTACACCAAGACCTTTATTTATAGAGTCTGGATTTCATGATACTGTATTTCCTATTAAACATGCAAAAGAAGCGTTGCAAACCATTACCGATATATACAGCAGTTTTAAAGCGGAAAATCAATTAAATCACCACTTTTTTGATGGAAAGCATGAAATATGTGGTGAAAAGTCGTATAACTGGCTTTATCAAAACTTGATGATGTGTGAATAA